A window from Candidatus Binatus sp. encodes these proteins:
- a CDS encoding glycosyltransferase family 87 protein, with the protein MKCPQSTSQRWTLGRNLVQLLSRPAVAATLLVLALIYTAYMLVGLESRVAQFDFSVFYVWSLAFRRGLDPYAARLPVLAASLHLGPGDLQLGVRNPSAPDWWRYGLNRYPPAFLLLFEPFTLMRPASAYWIWIGLNVVLLAIALVVLLRELPWAYAVSMAALGLFYHPIKFVFFWAQLQIVILVLLACTLRSLKFRRDAAAGASVAAATLIKLFPVLLASYLVVARRWKALFWLGLFLALGSLVTFSISGQQLFFGFLSWAWNVAREQRPGAYFPHSWALSGAVLASAAVVTWLDKNHASFGLWIAVTILLTPSPATLDYLPLLLIPYSQLASAGYAGRAPQSAIVLGIVSYLCGAVLVLILPRAVHSPESAHRVITAAYGASLGLAFLASACLAVLGGEGTACAADS; encoded by the coding sequence ATGAAATGCCCGCAATCCACGTCACAGCGATGGACGCTCGGGCGCAACTTGGTCCAGCTACTGTCCCGGCCTGCCGTCGCGGCAACCTTGCTCGTGCTGGCGTTGATCTATACGGCTTACATGCTGGTGGGGCTTGAAAGCCGCGTCGCACAATTTGATTTCAGCGTGTTCTACGTGTGGTCGCTTGCGTTTCGCCGGGGGCTGGATCCCTATGCCGCCAGATTGCCCGTCTTGGCCGCGAGTCTGCACCTAGGTCCGGGCGATCTCCAACTTGGGGTGCGCAATCCGTCCGCTCCTGACTGGTGGCGTTATGGGCTCAATCGGTACCCGCCAGCATTTCTATTGCTCTTCGAACCTTTCACTTTGATGCGGCCGGCCAGCGCATACTGGATATGGATCGGTCTCAACGTGGTGCTCCTCGCGATCGCATTGGTTGTGCTTCTGCGCGAACTGCCGTGGGCGTATGCGGTTTCGATGGCGGCATTGGGTCTCTTTTACCATCCGATCAAATTTGTCTTTTTCTGGGCACAACTCCAGATCGTGATTCTGGTGCTTTTGGCGTGCACCCTGCGTTCGCTTAAGTTCCGTCGCGACGCGGCTGCCGGAGCGAGCGTGGCGGCGGCAACGCTGATCAAGCTGTTCCCTGTGCTGCTGGCCAGCTATTTGGTGGTTGCACGGCGCTGGAAGGCTCTATTCTGGTTGGGATTGTTTCTGGCGCTGGGAAGTCTCGTGACTTTCAGCATTTCCGGGCAACAATTATTTTTTGGCTTTCTCAGTTGGGCATGGAACGTTGCGCGTGAACAACGGCCCGGCGCCTATTTTCCGCACAGTTGGGCATTATCCGGCGCCGTCTTGGCGTCCGCAGCCGTGGTCACATGGCTCGATAAGAATCATGCCAGCTTCGGTCTTTGGATCGCAGTCACGATCCTATTGACGCCTTCGCCGGCCACGCTTGATTACCTGCCGCTACTGCTTATTCCTTACTCGCAATTGGCTTCGGCGGGGTATGCGGGACGGGCGCCTCAGAGTGCAATCGTGCTTGGCATCGTCAGTTATCTATGCGGCGCGGTTTTGGTCTTGATCTTGCCGCGGGCCGTGCACTCGCCCGAGTCAGCGCATCGCGTGATTACGGCCGCTTACGGGGCAAGCCTGGGGTTGGCTTTTCTCGCGTCGGCGTGCCTGGCTGTCTTAGGAGGCGAGGGCACGGCCTGCGCGGCTGACAGTTGA
- a CDS encoding glycosyltransferase family 2 protein: MKPTQAGEAKPLVSIVIDNFNYARFLRAAIDSALAQSYASVEVVVVDDGSTDNSRDVISSYGDRVSAILKTNGGHASAFNAGFRASHGSIVMFLDADDVLLPNAVEEVVRAWHPAVAKAQFVLAHIDADGCALGGIVPYSPAQMPDGDIRASILDAGGYIGVPTSGNAFARTVLDRLLPLPESLWHQAADTSLEILAPFLGDVVSLRKTLGFYRIHESNHGMLGEELDPRKLRVKIVIDLQREWALSEFASRSGFTIPRNWAAREPAHLKYRLASLRVDPTHHPIMDDRRVRLMLMGMRSSWRNSGYNLRSRLFHTLWFALVALLPQAAAVKIIRPGLLGDRRRRKIGAEDLGRVAAIGLPTSRYQK, translated from the coding sequence ATGAAGCCGACGCAAGCGGGAGAGGCAAAGCCGCTCGTCAGCATCGTCATCGACAATTTCAATTACGCTCGTTTTCTGCGCGCGGCGATCGATAGCGCGCTTGCGCAGAGCTATGCGTCCGTCGAAGTCGTAGTCGTCGATGACGGTTCGACCGACAACTCCCGCGATGTGATTTCCAGCTACGGCGACAGGGTATCTGCGATTCTTAAGACCAACGGCGGGCACGCATCCGCATTCAACGCCGGATTTCGCGCGAGTCACGGCAGCATCGTGATGTTTCTCGACGCGGATGACGTGCTGCTGCCGAATGCCGTCGAGGAGGTCGTGCGGGCGTGGCATCCCGCAGTAGCGAAGGCGCAATTCGTGCTGGCTCATATCGATGCGGACGGGTGTGCACTCGGAGGAATCGTTCCATATTCCCCGGCGCAAATGCCGGATGGCGACATCAGGGCTTCGATACTCGATGCAGGCGGCTACATTGGAGTTCCCACCAGCGGGAACGCGTTCGCGCGAACAGTACTTGACCGCCTCCTGCCGTTGCCCGAGTCACTTTGGCATCAGGCAGCCGACACGTCGCTCGAAATTCTTGCGCCGTTCCTGGGCGACGTTGTTTCGCTCAGAAAAACTCTCGGTTTTTACCGGATTCACGAATCCAATCACGGGATGCTGGGCGAGGAGCTGGATCCGCGCAAGCTGCGCGTCAAGATAGTCATCGATCTGCAGCGCGAATGGGCGCTATCCGAGTTCGCCAGCCGGTCCGGGTTTACAATTCCACGCAATTGGGCCGCGCGTGAGCCGGCGCATCTGAAGTATCGACTGGCCTCGTTGCGTGTCGATCCAACCCATCACCCGATAATGGACGATCGGCGGGTGCGCCTGATGCTCATGGGAATGAGGTCCTCGTGGCGCAATTCCGGTTACAACCTTCGAAGCCGGCTCTTTCACACGCTCTGGTTTGCACTCGTCGCGCTTTTGCCGCAAGCCGCCGCAGTGAAAATAATCCGGCCTGGACTGCTGGGGGACCGGCGCCGCAGGAAGATTGGGGCGGAGGATTTGGGGCGCGTTGCTGCGATCGGTTTGCCGACTTCAAGATACCAAAAGTGA
- a CDS encoding sulfotransferase, producing MSNGKVLRLPSFVHVGPPRTGTTWLHEVLLGHIGLPSEKETRFFDVRYDRRVEWYCNLFGDYPADVPAGEMGPTYFSNAIARERIKRDIPDCKIIVAFREPAARLYSLYRLLRAERRPVNDTFDRYWRLQINCGADLCSYATHLKRWQATFGKSRVLVLFYEDLSSNPQGYLDTVCDFIGARRIALDRSTVGSAKVYSAPAAARSSAVARRTVEAVDWVSRHGGRPLIELGQRTALWKVMRRPFVEEFPPLSQESADEIRAIMLPETEELERITGRDLSRWKPAAQRKFDYGSADVRSVAG from the coding sequence ATGAGTAACGGAAAAGTATTGCGACTGCCCAGTTTCGTTCATGTGGGGCCGCCTCGAACCGGTACAACCTGGTTGCACGAGGTGTTGCTGGGTCACATCGGCTTGCCGAGCGAAAAGGAAACGCGATTTTTCGATGTTCGCTACGATCGCCGCGTCGAGTGGTACTGCAATCTGTTCGGCGACTACCCGGCCGATGTTCCGGCCGGAGAGATGGGCCCCACCTATTTCTCGAATGCGATCGCGCGGGAAAGAATCAAACGTGACATTCCCGACTGCAAAATAATTGTCGCTTTTCGCGAGCCAGCCGCAAGATTGTATTCGCTGTATCGGCTGCTCCGAGCGGAGCGCCGCCCCGTGAATGATACGTTCGACAGATATTGGCGCCTCCAGATCAACTGCGGCGCGGATCTGTGCAGCTACGCGACTCACCTCAAGCGCTGGCAGGCGACCTTTGGAAAGTCGCGGGTGCTGGTGCTGTTCTACGAAGATCTAAGTTCGAATCCGCAAGGCTACCTGGACACGGTCTGTGATTTTATCGGGGCGCGCCGCATTGCTCTGGATCGCTCCACGGTCGGCAGCGCAAAGGTATATTCGGCTCCCGCGGCCGCCCGCTCCAGCGCGGTTGCCCGGCGCACCGTCGAGGCTGTCGATTGGGTTTCTCGCCATGGCGGGCGTCCACTGATCGAACTCGGCCAGCGTACCGCGCTGTGGAAGGTCATGCGGCGGCCTTTCGTCGAGGAGTTCCCGCCGCTCAGCCAGGAATCGGCTGACGAAATCCGCGCGATCATGCTCCCTGAAACCGAGGAGCTTGAACGAATCACCGGGAGAGACCTTTCCCGCTGGAAACCCGCCGCGCAACGCAAATTTGACTATGGCAGCGCGGACGTTCGATCGGTCGCTGGATAG
- a CDS encoding glycosyltransferase, with product MRILLISEMIPCLPSHDGFRLIPANLIRNLFDRHEIHLIALSRDGEGEEQSEWPRRYCRSVSIFRSDHGIRAKVRAITGAIDPALARFTSDAVAKVRPDVLHLEGGGLAPLLRSASQGLPAILSVHDSKALRYREFAGYAARARPRFRLKLLSVLARHQERRWFGYADRVVVTSPSDAQALLAAVNAQRIAMIPNGVDLEYFAYQPAPEAGRIVFTGNMSWPPNEDAAEHFARDLMPAIRSRVPAASFWIVGAQPSARVQNLSSLPGIHVTGTVADIRPWIWSAAVFASPLRFGLGVKNKILEAMASGAPIVATSRSLSGTPLIDGRHAMIADDDAKFGDSVARLLADSVMRESLSREARRKVEAENSWDSVAAAYEGVYREALADRDRQPSSALTLEPLSNKKRVLGKSK from the coding sequence ATGAGGATTCTGCTCATTTCAGAGATGATCCCGTGTCTGCCGAGTCACGACGGTTTTCGCCTGATACCCGCAAACCTGATTCGTAATCTCTTCGATCGTCACGAAATTCACCTGATTGCGCTGTCGCGTGACGGAGAAGGCGAGGAGCAATCGGAGTGGCCGCGCCGCTACTGCCGATCCGTCTCGATATTTCGTTCCGATCATGGAATTCGAGCCAAAGTGCGCGCGATAACCGGCGCCATTGATCCAGCGCTGGCGCGCTTCACCAGCGATGCAGTGGCAAAAGTGCGCCCGGACGTGCTCCATCTCGAAGGCGGAGGACTGGCGCCTCTGCTTCGCTCGGCCTCGCAAGGTTTGCCCGCGATTCTCAGCGTCCACGACTCGAAGGCGCTGCGCTACCGGGAATTCGCCGGCTATGCCGCCCGGGCGCGACCGCGGTTTCGTCTCAAGCTTCTCTCGGTTCTGGCTCGGCATCAGGAGCGCCGATGGTTTGGATACGCGGACCGCGTCGTGGTTACCTCGCCCTCCGACGCACAGGCGCTTTTGGCCGCTGTGAATGCGCAACGAATCGCCATGATACCCAACGGCGTTGACCTCGAGTATTTCGCGTACCAGCCGGCGCCAGAGGCGGGCCGGATCGTCTTCACCGGCAATATGAGCTGGCCGCCAAATGAGGATGCGGCCGAACATTTTGCTCGCGATCTCATGCCGGCGATCCGAAGCCGGGTCCCAGCCGCCTCTTTCTGGATCGTAGGCGCGCAACCATCCGCGCGAGTTCAAAACCTGTCAAGCCTTCCCGGAATTCATGTCACAGGTACGGTCGCCGATATTCGGCCCTGGATCTGGAGCGCGGCCGTTTTCGCCAGTCCGCTGAGATTCGGACTCGGCGTGAAAAACAAGATTCTCGAGGCGATGGCTTCCGGCGCGCCCATAGTTGCAACATCGCGAAGCCTCTCCGGCACGCCATTGATCGACGGGCGCCACGCGATGATCGCGGATGACGATGCGAAATTCGGCGATTCGGTCGCCCGGCTATTGGCCGACTCCGTGATGCGCGAATCGCTCTCGCGCGAAGCGCGGCGCAAAGTCGAGGCGGAGAACTCATGGGATTCGGTCGCGGCGGCGTATGAGGGGGTATATCGCGAGGCTTTGGCGGATCGCGACCGGCAGCCGAGCAGCGCGTTGACACTGGAGCCGCTATCGAATAAAAAACGCGTGCTTGGAAAATCAAAATGA